In a single window of the Acyrthosiphon pisum isolate AL4f chromosome X, pea_aphid_22Mar2018_4r6ur, whole genome shotgun sequence genome:
- the LOC100574724 gene encoding uncharacterized protein LOC100574724 gives MASVNDEMTYGLPSLLQLAYHACNPDQRKRYDELPVAPVDLQVCCESILNIIKLNSHANCFQPSGHRRFIFGKVYPNHRPIKNICEMAAFYGHINCMKFARAIGVPWHAPDIWQKSACDEAADAGNMECLVYAHANGSPLNSWTCNFAAGSGHLDCLKYCRENGCPWTAQTCNIAAVRGQLECLKYCRENGCPWSRWTCNIAAGSGNLEILKYCHENGCPWDHFTCTNAAQNGRIECLVYARQNGCPWVTDTCKVAAMNGHLDCLKYCRENGCPWDSFTCEMAASMGQLECLRYAIENGCEWDIDGYLAASDDVKHPSCVRYALELKYGPAKTNATTSSPDDEIPSN, from the coding sequence ATGGCTTCAGTCAACGACGAGATGACGTACGGTCTACCCAGTCTGTTGCAGTTGGCCTACCACGCGTGTAACCCTGACCAGCGGAAACGGTACGATGAGCTCCCCGTCGCGCCCGTCGACTTACAGGTGTGTTGCGAGTcgatattgaatataataaagctTAATTCGCACGCCAATTGTTTTCAACCGAGTGGGCACCGGCGGTTCATATTCGGAAAAGTGTACCCCAACCACCGTCCGATCAAAAACATATGCGAGATGGCTGCCTTCTATGGACACATCAACTGCATGAAGTTTGCCCGCGCCATCGGCGTTCCATGGCACGCGCCGGACATTTGGCAAAAATCGGCTTGCGACGAGGCCGCGGACGCGGGCAACATGGAATGCCTGGTTTACGCGCATGCCAACGGCAGTCCATTGAACTCGTGGACGTGTAACTTCGCCGCCGGCAGCGGTCACTTGGATTGTCTCAAGTACTGCCGGGAAAACGGCTGTCCGTGGACCGCGCAAACGTGCAACATTGCCGCAGTGCGCGGACAATTGGAGTGCCTGAAATACTGCCGGGAAAACGGCTGCCCGTGGAGCAGGTGGACGTGCAACATAGCCGCGGGCAGCGGAAATCTGGAAATTCTCAAGTACTGCCACGAAAACGGCTGTCCTTGGGACCATTTCACTTGTACCAACGCCGCGCAAAACGGCCGCATTGAGTGTCTGGTGTACGCTCGGCAAAATGGCTGTCCATGGGTCACGGACACGTGCAAGGTGGCCGCGATGAACGGACATTTGGATTGCCTAAAGTACTGCCGGGAAAACGGCTGCCCGTGGGACTCATTTACGTGTGAAATGGCCGCGTCCATGGGGCAACTGGAGTGCCTGCGATACGCGATTGAGAATGGCTGCGAATGGGACATAGACGGATATTTGGCTGCTTCCGACGACGTAAAACATCCGTCTTGCGTCAGATACGCGCTCGAATTAAAGTACGGACCAGCGAAGACGAACGCAACTACTAGCTCGCCTGATGATGAAATCCCGTcgaattag